The following proteins are encoded in a genomic region of Reichenbachiella sp.:
- a CDS encoding LPP20 family lipoprotein, whose translation MRHLSQLLFFLLIINTSGCATARIPSWIKKRPISDTHYIGIARVSVAERDFNQVAKNKALADIISEISVELSSTSVFHQLEENDILKDTYESWTKTKIEDDLEGYELVDTYTKKGEYWVYYQLNIADYKRIKKEKLDKAKKLSISLLEKAHEERKKGEIGTALQLYRQSFDAITPHLNEDLSAFIHEHGRIDLANHNYHSIAETFANLSFRASNDPIIFMPLGNGELPTFTARYKDIPAKDLPLLIGKYGESLETFQSAKSNDAGMVQLPIVNVPTNSTQSIEIELDLGKIFGKKSTENIIGAMFSQKQDAPTDRINVKIEPQTAVFRTNTGGKDQDLIIKSAQSILTSYLVNKVSEESKAAFAIEIDGRWLESTNDPRYNLYRETLNFSIKVIQLSSEKVVYQTTRSDLKGVKSGSQMKAKEEALSLMETALRYEILPEINRIKID comes from the coding sequence ATGCGTCACCTTTCCCAACTATTGTTCTTCCTTCTTATTATAAATACCTCCGGCTGTGCCACCGCTAGAATTCCTAGTTGGATTAAAAAAAGACCAATATCTGACACCCACTATATTGGAATAGCCAGAGTTTCAGTAGCAGAAAGAGATTTTAATCAAGTAGCTAAGAATAAAGCGCTAGCCGATATCATTTCTGAAATTTCTGTAGAGCTGAGTTCTACTTCAGTCTTTCATCAGTTGGAAGAGAATGATATACTCAAAGACACTTATGAATCGTGGACAAAAACTAAAATTGAAGACGATTTAGAAGGCTACGAATTAGTCGACACGTATACCAAGAAAGGCGAATATTGGGTGTATTATCAATTGAACATCGCGGATTATAAACGAATTAAAAAGGAGAAATTGGATAAGGCTAAAAAGCTTTCGATCTCTTTATTAGAAAAAGCGCATGAGGAAAGAAAAAAAGGTGAAATAGGCACTGCGCTACAACTTTATCGACAATCATTTGACGCGATCACTCCGCACTTGAATGAGGACTTATCAGCATTTATCCACGAGCATGGCAGAATTGATCTAGCGAATCACAATTACCATTCAATTGCCGAAACATTTGCTAATTTATCTTTCCGGGCTTCGAATGATCCTATCATTTTCATGCCTTTAGGAAATGGTGAGTTACCTACTTTCACCGCTAGATACAAAGACATTCCAGCCAAAGATTTACCATTGCTTATTGGGAAATATGGAGAATCGCTGGAGACCTTCCAATCTGCCAAGAGTAATGATGCAGGCATGGTACAATTACCTATAGTCAATGTGCCCACAAATAGCACACAGTCGATCGAAATTGAATTAGATCTAGGTAAGATATTTGGAAAGAAAAGTACTGAAAACATTATTGGCGCCATGTTTTCACAAAAGCAAGACGCTCCTACCGACCGAATCAATGTAAAGATTGAGCCACAAACTGCAGTGTTTAGAACAAATACAGGTGGCAAAGATCAGGATTTGATTATTAAATCAGCTCAGTCAATACTCACAAGCTATTTAGTGAACAAAGTCTCTGAGGAATCCAAAGCGGCATTCGCTATAGAAATTGATGGTCGCTGGCTAGAGAGTACAAATGATCCTCGATACAACTTGTATCGCGAGACACTCAACTTTTCTATAAAAGTCATACAGCTCTCTTCAGAAAAAGTAGTTTATCAAACAACTAGATCAGACCTTAAAGGGGTAAAGTCTGGGTCGCAAATGAAAGCTAAGGAAGAAGCACTGTCCTTGATGGAAACAGCACTCAGATACGAAATTTTACCAGAAATAAACAGAATAAAAATAGACTAA
- the mnmA gene encoding tRNA 2-thiouridine(34) synthase MnmA, with product MSTKGRVLVAMSGGIDSSVAAVMLYEQGYEVIGMTMKTWDYNSSGSSKKETGCCSLDSINDARNIAVNLGFPHYILDIREEFGDYVINHFTDEYLAGRTPNPCVLCNTHIKWDALLRRADKLGCDFIATGHYANVREENGRYVISKGVDEMKDQSYALWGVSQQSLSRTLLPLGHLKKSEIREMARERGFTDLLNKSESYEICFVPDNDYRGFLKRRVEGLEEKVAGGEFVLEDGTVVGTHEGYPFYTVGQRKGLGIALGFPAYVVEINKEKNQVVLGTFDELSRDGMYVNQLILGKYSSLDERMDTVTKVRYNDSGNPAVIEQVGDTMKVFFGNGVSAIAPGQAAVFYEGNDVIGGGWISKSFNQINQRAV from the coding sequence ATGAGTACAAAAGGACGAGTGCTTGTAGCGATGAGCGGAGGAATAGATAGCTCTGTAGCTGCAGTGATGCTATATGAACAAGGATATGAAGTTATCGGAATGACAATGAAAACCTGGGATTACAACTCTTCAGGTAGTAGTAAAAAAGAAACGGGCTGTTGCAGTCTGGACTCCATCAATGACGCGAGGAACATTGCTGTCAATCTAGGATTCCCCCATTACATATTAGATATTAGAGAGGAATTTGGTGATTATGTGATTAACCATTTCACTGATGAATATTTAGCCGGACGAACACCCAATCCATGCGTTTTGTGTAATACCCATATCAAATGGGATGCGCTGCTAAGAAGGGCTGATAAACTCGGTTGCGACTTTATAGCAACTGGACACTATGCCAACGTCCGTGAAGAAAATGGACGGTACGTGATTAGTAAAGGGGTGGACGAAATGAAAGATCAGTCCTATGCCCTTTGGGGAGTTTCTCAACAAAGCTTGAGCCGAACACTTTTGCCTTTGGGACACTTGAAAAAATCAGAAATCCGTGAGATGGCTCGAGAGCGAGGATTTACGGATCTTCTAAACAAATCGGAATCTTATGAAATCTGCTTTGTTCCTGATAATGATTACAGAGGTTTCTTGAAAAGAAGGGTAGAAGGGTTAGAAGAAAAAGTAGCTGGTGGTGAATTTGTACTAGAAGATGGGACAGTTGTTGGGACACACGAAGGCTATCCATTTTATACTGTAGGCCAACGAAAAGGCTTGGGTATAGCTTTAGGTTTTCCAGCCTATGTGGTAGAAATTAATAAAGAAAAGAATCAGGTAGTTCTGGGGACTTTTGATGAATTGTCAAGAGATGGTATGTATGTGAATCAATTGATCCTTGGTAAATACAGTAGTCTGGACGAGCGTATGGACACCGTTACCAAAGTTCGATATAATGATTCCGGCAATCCAGCCGTTATAGAGCAAGTGGGAGATACTATGAAAGTGTTTTTTGGAAATGGAGTTTCTGCTATTGCCCCAGGCCAGGCGGCTGTTTTCTATGAAGGAAACGATGTAATTGGCGGCGGATGGATCAGCAAGAGCTTTAACCAAATCAATCAGCGTGCGGTATAG
- a CDS encoding histidine kinase dimerization/phosphoacceptor domain -containing protein — translation MPRLNGYLILFFVLLIASNRIHAQQLSTIAGANPPMKKYGADDFGGNSQIWNVIQSNQGLIYVASFGGILEFDGETWKVIDPSLIQSFKDDGKGRIYAAGYECMGYLEEASDGAVKYISLLEKLAEEVDVVLIRDIHVIEHQVFFIAHEYVYIYDAENDSFATISSENQMYPSFVFDDRLLIMVDQKGLFEVKEDSLIMIPGGAYWADMTIDNIVPLEENKFLTLSSKFGAHVYSNQMPQPSNLFNNPYYLNNQLFGAARFSNGYYGFCFLTGGFVLTDAQMNPLLLLDKATGINNQVHSVYQDKENNLWISTNDGLIYLNVTSPISKVSEPNGLEGSVNQTIIHHQEQYVISYAGTFYRGLPNQINILDPQERFFKKVENSEIGGLSLISSEDWLFSAHTRKKGVISDHQFISILENNNTYHASAVYSKDDQIIITTKENGNELEVLKMQNGKWKHHKSIVDDRLPKDIIHTIVYDEKHKCYWAASTYSTVLKFKLNNSFDAISEILILNDDHGLPSGSQNKVFLFENRVYIATSNGPMYYAADDQMLKKDTRFGEYFDKRGIYSLAKENDHSYWYLTTSQEIGHLSLNTQTNEIVTDTTFFATLNPGSLTHYFELLNDSTLAIGSLDGFYVVQTNKTDSHHFNFEPIIRSVSILKNDTVIYHGSKNSKIPYSLDHEYNSLNFEYAAPFFKGISKVMYRTKLAGFDDNWSEWTEKTEQDITNIPFGEYSFSVQARNVFGETSSVTTFEFEIKPPSYLAWWAFMSYLLILVFIIYIIVKLNAGRLIRKNLELEETIKERVIEIEEQKDIIAKSLVEKESLLKEIHHRVKNNLQIIASLLYLQSGKFENEDFKRVLEEGQGRVRSMALIHQKLYENDDLKSIPFDEYLTELVGEIRSSFGMSNVTLNINAHNIYFDVDTAVPLGLIVNELATNAFKYAFGTTSNGSFSISLTEERGAYHLNVNDNGLGLPEEIDIKKTKSLGLRLVRMLSQQLEGDFSFENKNGTRFQLTFAA, via the coding sequence ATGCCTAGACTCAACGGATATCTCATCCTCTTTTTTGTACTGCTCATTGCATCCAATCGTATTCACGCCCAACAGTTGTCGACCATAGCAGGTGCAAACCCGCCAATGAAAAAATATGGTGCCGACGATTTTGGAGGTAATTCACAAATCTGGAACGTCATTCAAAGCAATCAAGGCTTAATATATGTAGCATCATTTGGAGGGATATTAGAATTTGATGGTGAAACATGGAAAGTGATTGATCCATCATTAATCCAAAGTTTCAAAGATGATGGCAAGGGTAGGATCTATGCCGCAGGCTATGAGTGTATGGGGTACTTAGAAGAAGCAAGTGATGGCGCAGTGAAGTACATTTCATTGCTTGAAAAATTAGCTGAAGAAGTTGATGTGGTTTTGATTCGAGACATTCATGTGATAGAGCATCAGGTTTTCTTCATCGCCCATGAGTACGTCTATATTTATGACGCCGAGAACGATTCGTTTGCCACCATTTCATCTGAAAATCAAATGTATCCCAGTTTTGTATTTGACGACAGGCTGCTCATCATGGTAGATCAGAAAGGGCTATTCGAAGTAAAAGAAGATAGTTTGATCATGATACCTGGGGGAGCCTACTGGGCAGACATGACTATTGACAACATAGTGCCATTAGAGGAAAATAAATTTCTAACCTTATCATCCAAGTTCGGTGCACATGTTTATTCGAATCAAATGCCTCAACCATCCAATCTTTTCAACAACCCTTACTATCTAAACAATCAGCTCTTCGGAGCCGCCAGATTTAGCAACGGTTATTATGGATTTTGCTTTCTGACTGGAGGATTCGTGCTTACTGATGCTCAGATGAATCCTCTATTGCTTTTGGATAAAGCTACGGGAATCAACAATCAAGTACACAGCGTGTATCAAGACAAAGAAAACAACTTATGGATATCTACCAATGATGGCCTGATTTACTTGAATGTGACTTCTCCGATCAGTAAGGTGAGTGAACCCAACGGGCTCGAAGGTTCTGTCAATCAAACCATCATTCATCACCAAGAACAATATGTGATAAGCTATGCCGGCACTTTTTACAGAGGATTACCTAACCAAATAAATATTTTGGATCCTCAAGAACGTTTCTTCAAAAAAGTCGAAAATTCTGAAATTGGGGGATTGTCTCTAATTAGCTCAGAAGACTGGCTCTTTTCTGCTCATACCAGAAAGAAGGGAGTGATTAGTGATCATCAGTTTATTTCGATCCTGGAAAATAATAATACCTATCATGCCTCAGCGGTATATTCTAAAGATGACCAAATAATTATTACCACAAAGGAAAATGGCAATGAACTAGAGGTACTGAAAATGCAAAATGGTAAGTGGAAACATCATAAGTCCATTGTAGACGACCGACTGCCAAAAGATATCATTCACACCATAGTTTATGACGAAAAACACAAATGCTACTGGGCTGCATCGACTTATAGCACAGTACTAAAATTTAAACTGAACAATTCATTCGATGCCATATCGGAAATCCTTATTTTGAATGATGACCATGGATTGCCTTCGGGTTCTCAAAACAAAGTATTTTTATTCGAAAACCGTGTGTATATCGCCACTTCTAACGGACCAATGTACTATGCTGCAGATGATCAAATGCTAAAGAAGGACACCAGATTTGGCGAGTATTTTGATAAGAGAGGCATATATTCTTTGGCTAAGGAAAATGATCATAGCTATTGGTATTTGACTACCAGTCAGGAAATAGGTCATCTTTCTCTAAATACTCAAACCAATGAAATAGTCACTGACACTACATTTTTTGCAACTTTGAATCCAGGTTCACTCACGCACTATTTCGAACTCTTAAATGATAGTACCTTGGCCATTGGTTCTTTGGATGGCTTCTATGTTGTACAAACCAACAAAACCGATTCTCATCATTTCAATTTTGAGCCCATCATCCGATCAGTTTCTATCTTGAAAAACGACACAGTGATATATCATGGATCAAAGAATTCGAAAATTCCCTATAGTTTGGATCATGAATACAACTCTCTAAACTTTGAATATGCGGCTCCCTTTTTCAAAGGGATTTCCAAGGTCATGTATCGGACTAAACTGGCGGGTTTTGATGATAATTGGTCGGAATGGACAGAGAAAACGGAGCAAGACATTACCAACATACCATTCGGAGAATACTCATTTTCTGTTCAGGCTCGTAATGTATTTGGCGAAACTAGTTCGGTCACCACGTTTGAGTTTGAAATAAAACCACCTTCCTATTTGGCGTGGTGGGCGTTTATGTCGTACTTATTAATTCTAGTTTTCATCATTTATATCATTGTGAAATTGAATGCCGGTAGACTGATACGCAAGAACCTTGAACTCGAAGAAACCATTAAAGAAAGAGTGATAGAAATCGAAGAGCAAAAAGATATAATCGCAAAATCACTGGTCGAAAAGGAGTCCTTGCTCAAAGAAATTCATCATCGAGTAAAAAATAATTTGCAGATCATCGCAAGCTTGCTGTATTTGCAATCAGGTAAATTCGAGAATGAGGACTTCAAGCGGGTGCTTGAAGAAGGACAAGGTAGGGTCAGGTCCATGGCGCTTATTCATCAGAAACTTTATGAAAATGATGATTTGAAAAGTATTCCTTTTGATGAGTACCTGACCGAGTTGGTTGGAGAAATTCGATCCTCATTTGGGATGAGCAATGTAACGTTGAATATCAATGCACACAATATTTATTTCGATGTAGATACTGCTGTTCCTCTAGGTCTAATCGTGAATGAATTAGCGACCAATGCTTTTAAATACGCTTTCGGTACTACCAGCAATGGGTCATTTAGCATTTCATTGACAGAAGAGAGAGGAGCCTACCATTTAAATGTAAATGACAATGGTCTGGGACTACCCGAAGAGATCGATATCAAAAAAACCAAGTCTTTAGGACTGAGGTTGGTCAGAATGTTGAGTCAACAACTAGAAGGAGATTTTAGTTTTGAAAATAAGAATGGCACCCGATTTCAATTAACTTTTGCAGCATGA
- a CDS encoding S8 family peptidase, which yields MGKNKVFLIYLVLCVSTQMAVAQSDRYVVYFTDKANSSYSIDNPAAYLSAKAIERREDQSIAISSEDLPVNSSYINAVKNTGAETYFTSRWMNAVLVEATTEEIEAIEALDQVLKTEYAAPGQKLNGTPDPVNNIRLDEEPSNVANINSDKQISMLGANLMHDDGMTGKDVWIAVFDDGFLDANKSSVFAHTFENQKLNDVFDFTTGGQDVFQYDDHGTGTWSCLGASWSSTFVGTGYDANISLYITEDVSSEYRIEEYNWLFAAERADSAGVDIITSSLGYSDFDDASMDYTVEDLDGNTSVISKAAAMAIERGILVVTSAGNSGNSSTWPYISMPADVENIISVGALDEEYNLVSFSSVGPTADNRIKPEVVAMGYQTTVLGGGNTMVKKNGTSFAAPLIAGFAAGLWQKFPTLTNLELRDLILTASDNFASPDNKVGYGLPNYNSAIGEEPLAVTKYSEDALTVYPNPATGDHINIRIEKGSVPMPLKLKLYSQSGKLLNEKTIKRTRKGQITELNFNQSGQGIYFLQIESESYFKNVKILRY from the coding sequence ATGGGAAAGAATAAAGTATTTTTAATTTATTTAGTGCTTTGTGTTTCAACACAAATGGCTGTAGCTCAGTCTGATAGATACGTCGTTTATTTTACGGACAAAGCGAATTCCAGCTATAGCATTGATAACCCAGCGGCCTATTTGTCTGCAAAGGCAATTGAAAGAAGAGAGGATCAATCCATAGCTATCAGTTCTGAGGACTTGCCTGTAAATAGCAGTTATATAAATGCCGTTAAAAATACAGGAGCAGAAACTTATTTCACCTCGAGATGGATGAATGCGGTGCTGGTTGAGGCCACTACAGAAGAAATAGAAGCCATAGAGGCACTAGATCAGGTGCTTAAAACAGAATATGCAGCGCCGGGTCAGAAATTAAATGGCACGCCAGATCCTGTGAATAACATCAGATTAGATGAGGAACCATCAAATGTAGCCAACATAAATTCAGACAAACAAATATCCATGTTGGGAGCTAACCTGATGCATGATGATGGCATGACTGGAAAGGATGTTTGGATTGCAGTTTTCGATGATGGATTCTTGGATGCCAATAAATCAAGTGTATTTGCTCATACGTTTGAGAATCAAAAGTTGAATGATGTTTTTGATTTCACTACAGGAGGTCAGGATGTCTTTCAATACGATGATCATGGTACGGGGACCTGGAGTTGTCTAGGTGCAAGCTGGAGTTCCACATTTGTAGGAACTGGATACGATGCAAACATCAGTTTATATATTACAGAAGATGTTAGTTCTGAGTATAGGATAGAAGAGTACAACTGGTTGTTTGCAGCAGAAAGAGCAGATAGCGCAGGGGTTGATATCATTACCTCTTCCTTAGGATATAGTGATTTTGATGACGCCTCGATGGACTATACGGTTGAGGATTTAGATGGTAATACATCAGTCATTTCCAAGGCAGCTGCAATGGCCATCGAGCGTGGTATATTAGTAGTGACTAGTGCAGGAAATTCTGGCAACAGTTCTACATGGCCTTATATTTCAATGCCAGCAGATGTTGAAAATATCATCTCTGTAGGTGCGCTGGATGAAGAGTATAATCTCGTTTCGTTTAGTTCAGTTGGGCCAACGGCTGATAATCGAATTAAACCAGAAGTAGTGGCGATGGGATACCAAACGACCGTTCTTGGTGGGGGCAATACTATGGTGAAGAAGAATGGGACAAGCTTTGCAGCTCCGCTGATTGCTGGTTTTGCTGCGGGGTTATGGCAGAAATTCCCAACATTGACTAATTTGGAATTAAGAGATTTGATCTTAACCGCTTCAGATAATTTTGCTTCGCCTGATAACAAAGTGGGATATGGTTTACCTAATTATAATAGTGCGATAGGAGAAGAGCCCCTTGCTGTCACAAAGTATAGTGAGGACGCGTTGACCGTTTATCCTAACCCTGCTACAGGAGATCATATCAATATAAGAATTGAAAAGGGTAGTGTCCCTATGCCTTTGAAGCTTAAGCTTTATTCCCAATCTGGAAAGTTGCTAAATGAGAAAACCATAAAAAGAACGAGAAAAGGACAGATCACAGAATTGAATTTTAATCAAAGTGGGCAAGGCATTTATTTTCTTCAAATAGAAAGTGAGTCCTATTTCAAAAATGTTAAAATATTGCGCTACTGA
- a CDS encoding LytR/AlgR family response regulator transcription factor — protein sequence MTPLKIMIVEDEMITAESIKDMLEELGYEVVGICMRAETALDAILSEEPDFALLDVNLKGDKTGIWLANQLKELHNIPYVFLTAYGDKATVEQATESNPYGYLLKPIDKHHLYASIEVAVKKFAEINNAKTSNDFEEIILKDSLFIKDEYLLVKVRFEDIYLAKANGNYIEVHTKEKKHLIKGTLASFIDVLPKNTFFQAHRSYLINMDCIDAIGGNYLKIGKVDVPITTPKKDELLKCLNLYKKI from the coding sequence ATGACACCACTGAAAATAATGATCGTCGAAGACGAAATGATCACAGCAGAGTCGATCAAAGACATGCTAGAAGAATTGGGCTACGAGGTAGTAGGCATTTGTATGCGAGCCGAAACAGCGCTTGATGCTATACTCAGTGAAGAGCCAGATTTTGCTTTGCTCGATGTCAACCTCAAAGGAGACAAAACGGGTATCTGGCTCGCTAACCAATTAAAGGAACTTCATAATATACCTTATGTTTTCCTTACTGCTTATGGCGATAAAGCTACGGTCGAACAAGCTACCGAAAGCAACCCCTATGGCTATCTCCTCAAACCTATTGATAAGCATCACCTATATGCATCTATAGAAGTGGCAGTGAAGAAGTTTGCTGAAATAAATAACGCTAAGACTTCTAATGATTTTGAAGAAATTATTCTAAAAGATTCTCTGTTTATTAAAGATGAATACCTTTTGGTAAAAGTAAGATTTGAGGATATTTATTTGGCTAAAGCGAACGGAAACTATATCGAGGTTCATACCAAAGAAAAAAAACATTTGATTAAAGGAACTTTGGCTTCGTTCATAGATGTATTACCGAAAAATACTTTTTTTCAGGCTCATCGATCCTATTTGATAAATATGGATTGTATAGATGCTATAGGAGGCAACTATCTAAAAATAGGCAAAGTAGATGTTCCCATCACTACACCCAAGAAAGATGAATTACTTAAGTGCCTTAATTTGTATAAGAAAATATAA
- a CDS encoding T9SS type A sorting domain-containing protein has product MNKLLILCCLLLSASICEVLGQQHVIASAGSHSASDHAQISWTLGQVVSGSSSTNSNLITSGFHHGGEIVSVVASHSPLGLQVRIYPNPTSDLLSIQPPSGSYQGSYQLIAPQGHLVMDEREVNFAMERTIEMGHLPEGMYLLRISIDHQPIQQLKIIKQ; this is encoded by the coding sequence ATGAACAAACTCTTAATATTGTGTTGCTTGCTGTTAAGTGCTAGTATCTGCGAAGTGCTTGGTCAACAACATGTGATTGCCAGCGCGGGCAGTCATTCAGCTTCGGACCATGCACAAATTTCCTGGACCCTCGGGCAAGTCGTGAGCGGTAGCTCTTCTACCAATTCGAATCTTATCACCTCTGGGTTTCATCACGGAGGGGAAATTGTATCTGTAGTCGCCAGCCATTCGCCCTTAGGTCTTCAGGTGCGAATCTATCCCAATCCTACTAGTGATTTATTATCCATCCAGCCTCCATCTGGTTCATATCAGGGTAGCTATCAGCTCATTGCGCCACAGGGCCATTTAGTAATGGACGAGCGTGAGGTAAACTTTGCTATGGAGCGAACCATCGAAATGGGTCATTTGCCAGAAGGAATGTATTTGCTCAGAATCAGTATAGACCATCAGCCGATTCAGCAACTTAAAATAATCAAACAATAA
- a CDS encoding TonB-dependent receptor produces MANYLKHIFLPFLVISILNCEGLFAQKTTFIQGQVADSLDQPISDVFILLLPDSTSSLTNAKGEFKVKYSGADSAQLVLSHLQYQTKIIALANEKFLKVKMTENTQLLSGVDISDRRFDEAQEIGNIEISAKNAYTLPSATGDFSKILATLPGVTSNNELASVYSVRGGNYDENLIYVNGIKIYRPFLVSAGRQEGLGFINTDMVGIVQFSAGGWQSKYGDKLSSVLNVQYEEPKTNEATINLSLLGGSLHYGGINKKGDLNYSFGVRHKNSKYLLGTLETNGNYLPKFTDFQGFINKQFGSKTKLGLLVSSAHNNYLTLPESQETEFGTIQASFRMSTAFEGREQLDYHTNQVGIVLSHAFTEDIISRLTVSGVHSSERENYEVEGAYLLCDVNREPGSNRFNECISIRGIGSNYSYGRNKLEAKILTVDQKNEIYLDNDVLAFGMSWDYENLDDKLQEFAFTDSADFANVTYSANNSIDLQSHKIAGFAQYTLNSANAVHTLNFGTRINYWTYSEQLLVSPRLQYAYKLGAHQRSTLRLSTGLYQQHPFYRELRNREGDINPNVKAQSSLHIVGGMDHHFLAWGRPFKFTTDLYYKYLWDVNPYDVDNIKIRYFATNQATAYAYGADFRVNGEFIEGTESWFSLGLLKTMEDLQEGGGYIRRPSDQLVNLGIFFQDHLPNDPSMKVSVNMLFGSGLPFGPPRNDTYRNSFSGDEYYRLDLGFSKSFEFENDKTLSPNSLWIGLEVLNALGAENTISYTWIQDVVGNQFAVPNALSARFLNVRVIAKF; encoded by the coding sequence ATGGCCAACTATTTGAAACATATCTTCTTACCATTTTTAGTTATTTCAATCTTAAACTGTGAAGGATTATTTGCTCAAAAAACCACATTTATTCAAGGGCAAGTAGCAGACTCGCTTGATCAACCGATCAGTGACGTTTTTATCTTATTACTTCCAGATTCCACATCCTCTCTTACAAATGCAAAAGGAGAGTTCAAAGTGAAGTATTCTGGTGCAGACTCAGCCCAACTTGTTCTTTCTCATCTACAATATCAGACTAAGATTATAGCGCTAGCCAATGAGAAGTTTTTAAAGGTCAAGATGACAGAAAATACTCAGTTGCTGTCTGGCGTAGATATCAGCGATAGAAGGTTTGATGAAGCTCAAGAAATTGGAAATATAGAGATTAGTGCCAAAAATGCATACACATTACCTTCAGCAACAGGTGACTTCAGCAAGATATTGGCCACTTTGCCTGGCGTAACTAGTAATAACGAATTGGCTTCGGTATATTCAGTTAGAGGTGGGAATTATGATGAGAATTTAATCTATGTAAATGGTATTAAGATCTATCGCCCATTTTTAGTGAGTGCGGGTAGACAGGAAGGACTTGGTTTTATCAATACGGATATGGTTGGTATCGTACAGTTTTCTGCTGGGGGGTGGCAATCAAAATATGGAGATAAACTGTCTTCTGTGCTCAACGTTCAATACGAAGAACCTAAAACTAATGAAGCCACAATCAATTTAAGTCTGCTAGGAGGCAGTTTACACTATGGCGGCATCAATAAAAAAGGAGATTTGAATTACTCCTTTGGAGTGAGGCACAAGAATAGTAAGTATCTCTTAGGAACGCTGGAGACTAATGGCAACTACTTACCTAAATTCACTGATTTTCAGGGGTTTATTAATAAGCAATTTGGATCAAAGACAAAACTTGGTCTTTTGGTTTCTTCTGCTCATAATAACTATTTGACCCTTCCAGAATCACAAGAAACGGAATTTGGGACCATACAGGCTTCTTTCAGAATGTCAACCGCCTTCGAAGGACGCGAACAGTTGGATTATCATACAAATCAGGTGGGAATAGTTTTATCACATGCTTTTACAGAAGATATTATTTCTCGATTAACAGTGTCTGGAGTGCATTCTAGCGAAAGAGAAAATTATGAAGTTGAAGGCGCTTATCTTCTTTGTGATGTTAACAGAGAGCCCGGTTCTAATAGATTTAATGAATGTATCTCAATCAGAGGAATAGGAAGCAATTATTCATACGGTAGGAATAAATTGGAAGCCAAAATTCTGACCGTCGATCAAAAGAATGAAATCTATTTAGATAATGATGTGCTGGCCTTCGGCATGTCCTGGGATTATGAAAACTTAGATGATAAGCTGCAGGAATTTGCATTTACCGATTCGGCCGATTTTGCTAATGTCACCTACTCAGCGAATAATTCCATTGATCTCCAGTCTCATAAAATCGCTGGGTTCGCTCAGTACACACTAAACTCCGCAAATGCAGTTCACACGTTGAATTTTGGAACTCGGATTAACTACTGGACCTATAGCGAGCAGCTATTAGTCAGCCCCAGATTGCAATATGCTTACAAGTTGGGCGCTCATCAAAGGTCCACGTTGAGACTTTCTACAGGGCTTTACCAGCAACATCCCTTTTACAGAGAATTGAGAAATCGTGAAGGAGATATTAATCCTAATGTAAAAGCGCAATCATCTCTACATATTGTAGGAGGCATGGATCACCATTTCCTGGCCTGGGGCAGGCCGTTTAAGTTTACTACGGATTTGTACTACAAGTATTTGTGGGATGTGAATCCGTATGATGTAGACAATATTAAAATTAGATACTTTGCAACCAATCAGGCCACTGCCTATGCCTATGGGGCCGACTTCAGAGTCAACGGAGAGTTTATCGAAGGAACAGAGTCATGGTTTAGTTTGGGACTGCTTAAAACCATGGAGGATTTACAAGAAGGGGGAGGTTATATTAGACGTCCGAGTGATCAATTGGTCAATTTGGGAATTTTCTTTCAGGATCATTTACCCAATGATCCAAGTATGAAAGTAAGTGTTAACATGCTTTTTGGAAGTGGACTGCCATTTGGCCCACCTAGAAATGATACTTACAGAAATAGTTTTAGTGGCGACGAGTATTACAGGTTAGATCTGGGTTTTTCAAAAAGTTTTGAATTTGAAAATGATAAAACCTTGAGCCCGAACTCCTTATGGATAGGCTTAGAGGTGTTAAATGCCTTGGGAGCAGAAAATACAATATCTTACACATGGATTCAGGACGTCGTTGGAAATCAGTTTGCCGTACCCAATGCATTATCGGCAAGATTTTTGAATGTCCGGGTCATAGCTAAATTTTAA